TCTTTGTCGGGGTCTTCGGCTTCGAGGAAAAGCAACTGGGCGATGATGTAGTTCGCCACGTAATCGTCTATGGGCATCCCCAGGAATATGATTCGATCGGCAAGGAGTCGCGAGTAGATGTCGTAAGGACGTTCTCCGCGGCTCGTCTGCTCGTAAATCGTTACGGCTTGTACGTCCAACGGATTCACAAGCCGGATACCCGGACTAGTGTTCATGGTCATGGTGGTGATCATGTTCCTGTTCTTCGTCAAGAGCGTCGGCCGGTACTTCCTTGTCGGTAACGACCGCATGCTCCATGATAACGTTCAGGGCCTTATTGCGGTAGATGCGCGACTCGTACATGCTGCGCCGATCATTTTCGGATGCAAGATAGTGGCTCACGGTATCCGTATCCATGCCCCACTGCGTGGCAAGCGCCTCGGCTTCCTTCTCGAAATCTTCGTCGGTGACTTCGATGCCCTCGGCCTCGCCTACTTCATTGAGCGCGACCATCTGCTTGATTTCCGTGATGGCCGACTCGCGAGCTTCTTTCATGAGTTCTTCGGTACGCGACATGATGGCATCCGCGTGTACGCGGTGCGACATCAAGTGCCGGACTTCGCGCTCGAAATGCTCGTGGGCTACGGCTTCGATGAGCGACTTCGGAATCTCGTAGGTGCTGTTCTTCACGACTTCTTCCAGAGCGCGGCGGCGAGCGATGGACTCGCTCATCTGCTTCGAATTGGTATTCAGCCGTTCCGCAACCTTCGTCCGCAGGTCGTCAACGTTCTCATATCCCGACAGCTTGGCAAAATCGTCGCTCAATTCGGGAAGAACCTTGCGCTTGACCTCGCTCACGTTGATGGTGAAATTCGCGGTCTTGCCGCGAAGCTTCTCGCTGGGCGTTTCTTCCGGGAAGGTTACGTCGCACTTCAACTCATCCCCTGCGGAACT
This DNA window, taken from Candidatus Hydrogenedentota bacterium, encodes the following:
- the tig gene encoding trigger factor; translation: MADQEKDAATVTEEKPVATDAEAGDEEFKFVEDPTFDVEYKGECAYEVKVVVPAANRQKQADTLFDELKHDAEVPGFRRGRAPRKLIERKFSKAVRSEVEQKLVSAAFRKLLTDKSLKPIGAPDIEGIEESQGKDDVPLSFTLKFEVTPKIELGKYRGIAVERPVVTVKDSDCEEAVNELRERYATFETLAEGVAADGDQLIISFEGQIDGEPFQGGKATDYPYILGTKRFFPEFEKALLGSSAGDELKCDVTFPEETPSEKLRGKTANFTINVSEVKRKVLPELSDDFAKLSGYENVDDLRTKVAERLNTNSKQMSESIARRRALEEVVKNSTYEIPKSLIEAVAHEHFEREVRHLMSHRVHADAIMSRTEELMKEARESAITEIKQMVALNEVGEAEGIEVTDEDFEKEAEALATQWGMDTDTVSHYLASENDRRSMYESRIYRNKALNVIMEHAVVTDKEVPADALDEEQEHDHHHDHEH